DNA sequence from the Candidatus Sulfuricurvum sp. RIFRC-1 genome:
CTTTCGGTGTTCCTTATGAATTGATTATTTCATCAGCTCACCGCTCGCCTGAGCGAACCAAGAATTACATCGAAGATGCCGAAAAAAAAGGGTCACAGGTTTTTATCGCAGCAGCCGGAATGGCAGCCCATTTGGCTGGAGTATTGGCATCTAAAACGACTAAACCTATTATCGGCGTACCGATGAGTGCATCGGCACTTAGTGGTATTGATGCTCTTCTTTCGACAGTACAAATGCCTGCTGGAATGCCGGTTGCCACAGTTGCTATCGGAAAAGCCGGAGCGATAAATTCAGCTTATTTGGCCATTCAAATTTTAGCGCTTCAAAATGAAGAACTGCATCAAAAACTTCTTGAAGACAGAGTTGCGAAAGCGCAACAAGTTGAGACGGATTCGTTAGGAATAGAAACTAGACTCTAATATAGAGATGAAAGTTTCGAGATAAAAATACCATAAACCAAGGAAAGAGTATGCTGCAAGATTTTTCAATGGTTGAAGATAATGCTCTTTCAATTGACCTTTTTTTGAAAGAGAACTGCACAAACAGAGTAAAGCCTACGATTTTAAGAGATGTAAAAACAGAAGCATTACTTGTTTTTGCCCGAACGGCGCTGGAGAGATATTTTTATCAAGTTGAAGAGAGTGCGTGCGAGCTATCGGTTGGAACAAAGGTCGATACAGAGTATGTTTATGATACCTTAAGAGAGTTGAGAGACAAACTTCAAGAGAGTGTTGTGAATGTCGATTATTTGTTGACTTTGGCTAAATATGGCGATAAATATCCGCACCTCAAAAAATTAGCCAAATTCGAAGAGCCGTTGAAAGATTATTACAATGCTATGGCGAAAAAAGTGGTGAGCCATTTTTCGGACAAACCTTCCTTTATCCCTGAATTTTTAGTGATTTGTATTTTAAGTCATTGGATACTTGAAGAGGAAAAATCGATACATCACTATCCGTTTTTGAAAGAGATCGATTTTGCGCTCTTAATCGATAAATTTGAAACCAATAGAGGTTTTTTTGAACAGAATAATGATGGAATTATTGAAGATATGCATAACGTAGCCGTCGGTATTGTCGAAAAGCTCAAGGATAAAAAATACAAAGCGAATCCTAAAAGGGTCTCTAAGGTTCGAAGTAAGAAAAAATAACACCTAAGCTTTTTATGTCATGATTTGTATAATTTCCAATATTTTTTAAATGGAGTGAAGGATGGATGCACACGTTTGGATGGGATCACGTCAAGTTGTACCGCAAAGTTACACCGAGCGTCTTAGCCCGTATGACGGGCGTGTCGTTTCGCGTGCGGCGCAGTGCAGTGCCGAAGATGCAAACGAGGCTTTGAAGATTGCTCAAAAAGCGGCAAAACAAGCTAAAAAAATTCCACTCCATCAGCGATGCGCATGGCTGTTGGATGTTGCCTCTAAACTCCGTGAACAGCGTGAGGAGTTTGCCAAAGTATTGTGTGACGAAGTAGGTAAACCGATCACGTATGCCCGAATCGAAGTGGATCGATGTATCGAGACGATCACCCTCTCCGCCGAGACGATGCGAACCATGCATGGGGAGACAATCAACACCGACGCGATGAGTAGCGGACGTAAGGCTCACGCGTATTGGCGCAGAGAAGCGGTTGGCGTTATCGTAGCGATTACTCCGTTTAATTTTCCTCTCAATCTCGTTGCCCATAAACTGGCACCTGCTCTGGTTGCGGGAAATGCAGTTGTCCTCAAACCAACTCCCGAAGCGCCGTTATGTGCGTATAAACTGGCAAAACTTTTTATCGAAAGTCCTTATGCCATCCCTGATGCCCTGAGTGTCGTGTACGGCGATGCGGAAGTGGGAAGCGCGCTGGTCGGCAGTGATATTCCCCGTGTTATCAGTTTTACGGGATCGGTGGGGGTTGGCAATATCATTACCCGCACTGCGGGGATCAAAAAAGTCTCGCTTGAACTTGGCGGCAATGCGGCAACGTACATCGATACCAGTGCCGACCTCGACTATGCGGCAGAGCGTTGTGCTATCGGGGCATTTGTCAACTCGGGGCAAGTGTGTATTTCGCTCCAGCGTATTTACGTAAATAGCTCTATCTACAATGAATTTGCTCTCAAAATGGCAGAGGCAACGACGAAACTTATTGTCGGTTCACCGTATAATGAGGATACATTTTTAGGTCCATTAATTAACGATGAAGCGGCAGAACGTGCAATGAGTTGGGTAGAAAATGCGATGGAAGAGGGGGCGAGCCCGCTAACTCCCCCACACCGTGAAGGACGGATTTTTTATCCGTGTGTGATGGCAGACGTACATGAGTCGATGCAGATCGTATGCGAAGAGGTATTCGCTCCCATAGTCAGTCTGGTACGGGTGGATGGAATCCGCGATGCAATAGAGCGGATGAATAATTCTCCGTACGGATTGCAATTCTCGGTTTTCACCAATAATCTCTCTCATGCGACCCAAGCAATCGATGAACTCGAAGCAGGGGGTGTGGTGATCAATGATATGCCGACGTTACGTTTTGACATTCAACCCTACGGCGGTGTGAAACTGAGCGGTGTCGGACGTGAGGGACCTCGGTTTGCTATCGAAGAGTTTAGCGAAATTAAATCCATAGTAATTTTATAAAAAGGTAGTAATG
Encoded proteins:
- a CDS encoding aldehyde dehydrogenase family protein; translation: MDAHVWMGSRQVVPQSYTERLSPYDGRVVSRAAQCSAEDANEALKIAQKAAKQAKKIPLHQRCAWLLDVASKLREQREEFAKVLCDEVGKPITYARIEVDRCIETITLSAETMRTMHGETINTDAMSSGRKAHAYWRREAVGVIVAITPFNFPLNLVAHKLAPALVAGNAVVLKPTPEAPLCAYKLAKLFIESPYAIPDALSVVYGDAEVGSALVGSDIPRVISFTGSVGVGNIITRTAGIKKVSLELGGNAATYIDTSADLDYAAERCAIGAFVNSGQVCISLQRIYVNSSIYNEFALKMAEATTKLIVGSPYNEDTFLGPLINDEAAERAMSWVENAMEEGASPLTPPHREGRIFYPCVMADVHESMQIVCEEVFAPIVSLVRVDGIRDAIERMNNSPYGLQFSVFTNNLSHATQAIDELEAGGVVINDMPTLRFDIQPYGGVKLSGVGREGPRFAIEEFSEIKSIVIL
- the purE gene encoding 5-(carboxyamino)imidazole ribonucleotide mutase; translation: MKFVSIVMGSKSDYEVMKSCAETLESFGVPYELIISSAHRSPERTKNYIEDAEKKGSQVFIAAAGMAAHLAGVLASKTTKPIIGVPMSASALSGIDALLSTVQMPAGMPVATVAIGKAGAINSAYLAIQILALQNEELHQKLLEDRVAKAQQVETDSLGIETRL